One window of the Emcibacter sp. genome contains the following:
- a CDS encoding DUF2889 domain-containing protein encodes MPLSSPVPRKHLHTRTITYTGYEREDGLWDIEGHMTDQKTYAFGNQWRGEIEAGDPVHEMWIRLTLDDKYVIQEIEAVTDNSPFEMCPAIVSSYKKLIGVRVGAGWRKQIRERVGGVEGCTHITELLYPLGTAAMQTMTPGLMKKAEEAGVDLSRPKQRPPVLNTCHAWATTSPAVKEFLPDYYEGEE; translated from the coding sequence ATGCCGCTCTCCTCACCAGTACCCCGTAAACATCTGCATACCAGAACCATTACCTATACCGGTTATGAACGGGAAGACGGTCTCTGGGATATCGAAGGACATATGACCGACCAGAAAACCTATGCCTTCGGCAATCAATGGCGCGGCGAGATCGAGGCGGGCGATCCGGTGCATGAAATGTGGATCAGGCTGACCCTGGATGACAAGTATGTCATTCAGGAAATTGAGGCGGTAACCGACAACAGCCCGTTTGAAATGTGTCCGGCCATTGTTTCATCCTATAAAAAGCTGATCGGCGTCAGGGTCGGGGCCGGCTGGCGCAAGCAGATTCGGGAACGGGTAGGCGGTGTTGAAGGCTGCACGCATATCACCGAATTATTGTACCCGCTGGGTACGGCCGCCATGCAGACCATGACGCCGGGGCTGATGAAAAAGGCGGAAGAGGCGGGTGTAGATCTTAGCAGGCCGAAGCAGCGCCCGCCGGTGCTCAACACCTGTCATGCATGGGCGACTACGTCACCGGCAGTAAAGGAATTCCTGCCGGACTATTACGAGGGGGAGGAATAG
- the queC gene encoding 7-cyano-7-deazaguanine synthase QueC, with protein sequence MPESIPEPKKAVVLLSGGLDSSTCVAIAQSEGYEVYGLSFSYGQRHTIELDAAKRIADRMGIKKHVIANIDIGAFGGSALTDDIPVPKDRSHEDMSTDIPVTYVPARNTIFLSYALGWAEVLGANDIFIGVNALDYSGYPDCRPEFIKAYEVMANLATKAGTQDHRHMTIHTPLIDLTKAEIIKKGVSLGVDYSLTISCYDPDSEGRSCGHCDACQLRLKGFAEAGTTDPVPYQD encoded by the coding sequence ATGCCCGAGTCCATTCCGGAACCGAAAAAAGCTGTCGTCCTGCTCAGCGGCGGCCTGGATTCTTCCACCTGCGTAGCCATCGCCCAGAGCGAAGGTTACGAGGTCTATGGCCTCAGCTTCAGCTACGGCCAGCGGCATACCATCGAGCTCGACGCCGCGAAGCGAATTGCTGACAGGATGGGCATCAAAAAACATGTGATTGCCAATATTGATATCGGCGCCTTTGGCGGCTCTGCCCTGACTGATGATATTCCCGTGCCCAAGGACCGCAGTCATGAAGACATGAGTACCGATATTCCGGTCACTTACGTGCCGGCCCGCAATACGATTTTCCTCTCCTATGCGTTGGGCTGGGCCGAGGTACTGGGGGCCAATGATATTTTCATCGGCGTCAACGCCCTGGATTACAGCGGCTATCCCGACTGCCGGCCGGAATTCATCAAGGCCTATGAAGTGATGGCCAATCTGGCGACCAAGGCCGGGACACAGGATCACAGGCATATGACCATCCATACGCCGCTTATTGACCTGACCAAGGCGGAAATTATCAAAAAAGGAGTGTCGCTGGGCGTGGATTACAGCCTGACCATAAGCTGCTATGATCCGGACAGCGAGGGGCGGTCCTGCGGCCATTGTGATGCCTGCCAGCTGCGCCTCAAGGGATTTGCCGAGGCCGGCACGACTGATCCCGTGCCTTATCAGGACTGA
- the queE gene encoding 7-carboxy-7-deazaguanine synthase encodes MTYTVKELFYTLQGEGAQAGRAAVFCRFAGCNLWSGREQDRATAECTFCDTDFIGTGGPGGGKFATADHLAATARALWDSETDGSGIPYIVCTGGEPLLQLDIPLINALHEKGFEVAVETNGTLPAPAELDWVCVSPKRLDKLVQTSGHELKLVYPQPDLPPEDVAHLDFKYFFLQPMDGIGPDAENIRLENTKKCVEYCQAHPKWRISLQTHKILGIA; translated from the coding sequence ATGACCTATACCGTCAAGGAACTGTTTTATACTCTTCAGGGGGAAGGCGCACAGGCCGGACGGGCAGCCGTTTTCTGCCGTTTTGCCGGCTGCAACCTGTGGAGCGGACGGGAACAGGACCGGGCGACAGCCGAATGCACCTTCTGCGACACCGACTTTATCGGCACAGGCGGGCCCGGCGGCGGGAAATTCGCCACAGCCGACCATCTTGCGGCAACCGCCCGGGCGCTGTGGGACAGTGAAACCGATGGGTCCGGCATTCCCTATATTGTCTGCACCGGCGGGGAACCACTGCTGCAGCTGGATATCCCGCTGATTAACGCACTACATGAAAAGGGATTCGAAGTGGCCGTGGAAACCAACGGCACCCTGCCCGCGCCTGCGGAGCTGGACTGGGTTTGCGTCAGCCCGAAAAGACTTGATAAACTGGTACAGACCAGCGGCCACGAACTGAAACTGGTTTATCCTCAGCCGGACCTGCCGCCGGAAGATGTGGCCCATCTGGACTTTAAATACTTCTTCCTGCAGCCCATGGACGGCATTGGACCGGACGCGGAAAACATTCGGCTTGAAAATACAAAAAAATGTGTAGAGTACTGCCAAGCTCATCCGAAATGGCGCATCAGCCTGCAGACCCATAAAATTCTGGGTATTGCCTAG
- a CDS encoding MarR family winged helix-turn-helix transcriptional regulator, which produces MNPSTEEKALIAEALETCACLGLRKASRAVTRRFDTLLDPSSLRSTQVVILLELAHNGTMTLSQLADSMVMEKSSMSRMVKTLADRGYVSVQYSGGKRYASYTLEDAGLDAIRNVVPYWMTAQKEFMDALGDNDWKEIREALLVVAKILSNKS; this is translated from the coding sequence ATGAATCCGAGTACTGAAGAAAAAGCCCTGATTGCAGAGGCCCTTGAAACCTGTGCCTGCCTCGGGCTGCGCAAAGCCTCACGCGCGGTTACAAGACGCTTTGATACTCTTCTGGATCCAAGTTCTCTCCGATCGACCCAGGTTGTTATACTTCTCGAGCTTGCCCATAACGGGACCATGACCCTGAGCCAGTTGGCGGACTCCATGGTGATGGAGAAATCCTCCATGTCCCGAATGGTCAAGACCCTTGCGGACAGGGGGTATGTTTCCGTTCAGTATTCCGGTGGCAAAAGATATGCGTCCTATACTCTGGAGGACGCAGGACTTGATGCGATCCGCAATGTGGTGCCTTACTGGATGACTGCCCAGAAGGAATTTATGGACGCCCTCGGCGATAATGACTGGAAGGAAATCCGCGAAGCCCTTCTGGTTGTCGCCAAGATTTTGTCGAATAAATCCTGA
- the queF gene encoding preQ(1) synthase, which yields MTKEIYQGLSHLGGSSKLPENPDEAILERVPNPRPDSPYFVRFTCPEFTSLCPVTGQPDFAHLVIDYVPADYLVESKSLKLYLHSFRNHAGFHEDCTVGIAERLVKELKPVWLRIGGYWYPRGGIPIDVFFQTGEPPAGVWIPDQNVPNYRGRG from the coding sequence ATGACAAAAGAGATATATCAGGGCCTTTCCCATCTGGGCGGCAGTTCGAAGCTTCCGGAAAATCCCGATGAGGCCATTCTGGAAAGGGTACCTAATCCGCGGCCGGATTCCCCCTATTTTGTCCGTTTTACCTGTCCCGAGTTTACCTCGCTCTGCCCGGTCACCGGACAGCCGGATTTTGCCCATCTTGTCATTGACTATGTGCCGGCGGACTATCTTGTGGAAAGCAAGTCGCTGAAGCTTTACCTGCATTCCTTTCGCAACCATGCAGGTTTTCATGAGGATTGTACGGTCGGGATTGCCGAACGGCTGGTCAAGGAACTGAAACCGGTCTGGCTTCGGATCGGCGGATACTGGTATCCCCGCGGTGGTATTCCCATTGACGTGTTTTTCCAGACCGGCGAGCCGCCGGCAGGTGTCTGGATTCCCGATCAGAATGTCCCGAATTATCGCGGAAGGGGTTAA
- a CDS encoding cysteine synthase A, translating into MDIRDGFVGVIGNTPIIKLRKASEETGCTILGKAEFLNPGGSIKDRAALYIIRDAEKKGLLKPGGTIVEGTAGNTGIGLALVGNALGYKTVIVMPETQSQEKKDMLKLCGCDLRLVPAVPYRDPNNYVKYSGRLAEEIAAASPNGAIWANQFDNTANRDAHLYGTGPEIWNQTDGTVDAFTCAVGSGGTLGGVSMALKERNKNIKIVLADPMGAALFNYYKHGELKAEGSSITEGIGQGRITANLEGIEVDDACQIPDAEALEVIFDLLKHEGLCLGSSSGINVASAIRLAKEMGPGHTIATVLCDNGTRYQSKLFNPEFLKEKGLPCPDWL; encoded by the coding sequence ATGGATATCCGAGACGGTTTTGTCGGGGTTATTGGGAATACTCCGATTATCAAATTGAGAAAAGCTTCCGAGGAAACCGGCTGCACCATTCTGGGCAAGGCCGAGTTTCTCAATCCGGGCGGCTCCATCAAGGATCGCGCAGCGCTCTATATCATCCGGGATGCCGAGAAGAAAGGCCTGCTGAAACCGGGCGGCACCATTGTTGAAGGCACGGCCGGCAATACCGGGATCGGTCTTGCGCTGGTCGGAAATGCGCTGGGCTACAAAACTGTCATTGTCATGCCGGAAACCCAGTCGCAGGAAAAAAAGGACATGCTTAAGCTGTGCGGCTGTGACCTCAGGCTCGTCCCGGCAGTGCCCTACAGGGATCCCAACAACTACGTGAAATATTCCGGTCGTCTGGCGGAAGAAATCGCCGCCGCCTCCCCCAACGGCGCCATCTGGGCCAACCAGTTCGACAATACCGCCAACCGGGACGCCCATCTGTATGGCACCGGGCCGGAAATCTGGAACCAGACCGACGGCACCGTGGATGCCTTTACCTGCGCGGTCGGCAGCGGCGGTACGCTTGGTGGTGTCTCCATGGCACTCAAGGAGCGCAACAAAAACATTAAAATTGTTTTGGCGGACCCGATGGGGGCGGCCCTGTTCAACTATTACAAACATGGTGAGCTGAAAGCGGAGGGTTCCTCCATCACCGAAGGCATCGGCCAGGGACGCATCACTGCCAACCTGGAAGGTATTGAAGTGGATGATGCCTGCCAGATTCCCGATGCCGAGGCTCTGGAAGTCATTTTTGACCTTCTGAAACATGAAGGTCTGTGCCTGGGTTCCTCCAGCGGCATCAATGTGGCGTCGGCCATCCGGCTGGCAAAGGAAATGGGGCCGGGGCATACCATTGCGACCGTTTTGTGCGATAATGGCACCCGCTATCAAAGCAAATTATTTAATCCTGAATTTCTGAAAGAAAAAGGACTCCCCTGCCCCGACTGGCTCTGA
- the sseA gene encoding 3-mercaptopyruvate sulfurtransferase: MVDEKNALVSTDWLMQHLDAPDVRVVDASWHLPWANRNGRAEYEEAHIPGTVFFDQDDICDTDCDLPHMLPSPEKMSSRMRKLGLGDGMRIVVYDNSDIRSAARVWFMLKAFGHRDVAVLDGGFQKWRAEGKPIEDIPPVPGPRHFTARFDATVVRELDQMFGNLESKREQVVDARSAARFNAESEEPRPGMKSGHIPGSLNLPYDQLFNEDGTYRSPEQIRQIFEETGVDLHKPIITTCGSGGTAAVLCLALSLIGHNQFSLYDGSWSEWGSHPDTPVHPQ; encoded by the coding sequence ATGGTTGATGAGAAAAACGCTCTGGTGAGTACGGACTGGCTGATGCAGCATCTTGACGCACCGGATGTGCGCGTTGTCGACGCCTCCTGGCATCTGCCGTGGGCGAACCGGAACGGCCGGGCGGAATATGAAGAAGCCCATATTCCCGGCACCGTTTTTTTCGACCAGGACGATATCTGCGATACGGACTGCGACCTGCCCCATATGCTGCCAAGCCCCGAAAAAATGTCCAGCCGCATGCGCAAGCTCGGTCTTGGCGACGGCATGCGTATTGTGGTTTATGACAACAGCGACATCAGGTCCGCAGCCCGTGTCTGGTTTATGCTGAAGGCGTTCGGTCACCGGGACGTGGCCGTCCTTGACGGCGGTTTCCAGAAATGGCGGGCGGAAGGCAAACCCATAGAAGATATTCCGCCGGTTCCAGGCCCGCGGCATTTTACCGCCCGTTTTGACGCCACTGTAGTGCGCGAGCTGGACCAGATGTTCGGCAATCTGGAAAGCAAACGGGAACAAGTGGTTGATGCCCGCAGCGCCGCACGCTTCAATGCGGAATCCGAGGAACCGCGCCCGGGCATGAAATCCGGCCATATCCCCGGCAGCCTGAATCTGCCCTATGACCAGCTTTTCAACGAAGACGGCACCTATCGCAGCCCGGAACAGATCAGACAGATCTTTGAAGAAACAGGTGTGGACCTGCACAAGCCAATCATCACCACATGCGGGTCCGGCGGCACCGCTGCCGTTCTGTGCCTCGCCCTGTCGCTGATCGGGCATAACCAGTTTTCCCTTTACGACGGCTCCTGGAGCGAATGGGGATCACACCCCGATACACCGGTACATCCACAATAA
- a CDS encoding cystathionine beta-lyase, with translation MKKETKLVEAGRRKQWTSGIVNPPVYHASTVIFETVADMREAVRNRGKATLYYGRRGTPTHFAFQDAMCELEGGAGCALYPSGLAAVSGALLSFLETGDHILMVDGVYEPTRTLCDDFLKGMGVETTYYDPMIGSGISDLIQSNTKVVFVESPCSLTMEVQDIPAIAKAAHARGAIVLMDNTWGTPLNFKPFDHGVDVSIHAATKYIVGHSDAMLGTATANEKCWDQLREKSIQLGYCAAPDDVYLGLRGLRTMGLRLKQHEENALEVALWLKGRPEVDHVRHPAFENCPGHEVWKRDFLGSCGLFSFVMTDGYRESDLTPMLDNMELFKMGFSWGGYESLILPAHGLDKSRTTVKWQAPGPLVRLHVGLENPEDLIADLEKGFARIGK, from the coding sequence ATGAAGAAGGAAACAAAACTGGTCGAGGCCGGCCGCCGCAAACAATGGACCAGTGGCATCGTCAATCCACCAGTTTATCACGCCTCCACCGTCATTTTCGAGACGGTCGCCGATATGCGCGAAGCCGTCCGCAACCGGGGCAAGGCAACCCTCTATTACGGCCGGCGCGGCACCCCCACTCATTTTGCCTTTCAGGATGCCATGTGTGAACTGGAAGGCGGTGCCGGATGTGCGCTCTATCCCAGCGGTCTAGCCGCGGTATCAGGGGCCCTTCTGTCCTTTCTCGAAACCGGCGATCATATATTGATGGTTGACGGGGTTTACGAGCCGACCCGGACGCTGTGCGATGATTTCCTCAAGGGCATGGGTGTGGAAACCACCTATTACGATCCGATGATCGGGAGCGGTATCAGCGACCTGATACAGTCAAATACGAAAGTGGTTTTTGTGGAATCTCCCTGCTCCCTGACCATGGAAGTACAGGATATCCCGGCCATCGCCAAAGCCGCCCACGCGCGGGGCGCCATTGTCCTGATGGATAACACCTGGGGCACGCCGCTCAATTTCAAACCTTTTGATCACGGCGTGGATGTCTCCATCCATGCGGCAACGAAATATATTGTCGGCCACTCCGACGCCATGCTGGGCACCGCCACCGCCAATGAAAAATGCTGGGATCAGCTCAGGGAAAAGAGCATTCAACTTGGCTACTGTGCCGCCCCCGATGATGTCTACCTCGGCCTGCGCGGCCTGCGCACCATGGGACTGCGCCTGAAACAGCATGAAGAAAATGCACTTGAGGTCGCCCTCTGGCTCAAGGGCCGCCCGGAAGTGGACCATGTCCGCCACCCGGCTTTTGAAAACTGCCCGGGCCATGAAGTGTGGAAGCGGGATTTTCTCGGCAGTTGCGGGCTGTTTTCCTTCGTCATGACCGACGGTTACCGCGAAAGTGACCTCACTCCCATGCTGGACAATATGGAGCTATTCAAGATGGGCTTCAGCTGGGGCGGATACGAGAGCCTGATCCTGCCGGCCCACGGACTGGACAAAAGCAGGACTACGGTCAAATGGCAGGCGCCGGGACCGCTTGTACGGCTTCATGTGGGGCTGGAAAATCCCGAAGACCTGATTGCCGATCTGGAAAAAGGTTTTGCCCGGATAGGCAAATAG
- a CDS encoding iron chelate uptake ABC transporter family permease subunit: protein MIDSFILYALGAGILVAIAAGPLGCFLVWRRMAYFGDTIAHSALMGVALGFAFGTTSPVIMILVCAMVALFLLVLQRDRSLSSDTLLGILAHSALSIGLIMIALQENIRQNMMFYLIGDILAIHTRDIYQLSAMCLGVLVVMALIWKSLLSVTVHEDLARIEGIAVTRTKIIYMLMIATLVALSLKVTGVLLVTALMIIPAAGARNLARTPGVMIGLAVVIGVLSVISGVFVSSNWDVPTGPAIVLSATTVFVLSRFFCLKAA, encoded by the coding sequence ATGATTGACAGTTTTATCCTTTATGCGCTGGGGGCGGGTATTCTGGTTGCGATAGCGGCCGGCCCGCTTGGCTGCTTTCTGGTCTGGCGGCGCATGGCCTATTTCGGCGACACCATTGCCCATTCGGCCTTGATGGGGGTGGCGCTTGGTTTTGCCTTCGGCACCACAAGCCCGGTTATCATGATCCTTGTCTGCGCGATGGTGGCCCTGTTCCTGCTGGTGCTGCAGCGGGACCGCAGCCTGTCCTCCGACACACTGCTCGGCATTCTGGCCCACAGCGCCCTGTCCATCGGCCTGATCATGATCGCCCTGCAGGAAAATATCCGCCAGAACATGATGTTCTATCTGATCGGTGATATCCTCGCCATTCATACAAGGGATATATACCAGCTTTCCGCTATGTGCCTCGGCGTGCTTGTGGTGATGGCGCTGATCTGGAAAAGCCTGTTGTCGGTCACCGTGCATGAGGATCTTGCCCGGATCGAAGGCATTGCCGTGACCAGAACCAAAATAATTTATATGCTGATGATCGCCACTCTTGTAGCCCTGTCCCTGAAGGTGACCGGTGTCCTGCTGGTGACGGCGCTGATGATCATTCCAGCGGCCGGGGCGCGTAACCTGGCCCGCACGCCGGGGGTCATGATCGGATTGGCTGTTGTCATCGGCGTATTGTCGGTGATCAGCGGGGTATTTGTCTCTTCAAACTGGGACGTGCCGACCGGTCCGGCCATTGTGCTCTCGGCGACAACGGTTTTTGTCCTGTCCCGGTTTTTCTGTCTGAAAGCCGCCTGA
- the znuC gene encoding zinc ABC transporter ATP-binding protein ZnuC: MTTQNNTLLELKEIYKSFGGRTVLQDVSLMVGEQEIVTLIGPNGAGKSTLMKIALGLTAPDKGRVMRKKGLVIGYMPQKLSIDETLPLLVEDFLQLRPGVTGGEVDEILEVVRLTRFRKSPVQMLSGGEMQRLLMGRALLGRPDLLVLDEPVQGIDIAGQEEIYRLIRKTRDERKCSVLMISHDLHMVMSATDRVICLNQHICCQGAPESVRENPDYHALFTTGAENITMYTHHHDHHHDAQGNIVPGPHHGKGCDHD, translated from the coding sequence ATGACCACCCAGAATAATACCCTCCTTGAGCTTAAAGAGATTTACAAATCCTTTGGCGGCCGGACCGTGCTGCAGGATGTCAGCCTGATGGTTGGAGAACAGGAAATTGTCACCCTGATCGGTCCCAACGGCGCCGGCAAAAGCACCCTGATGAAAATTGCCCTCGGGCTGACGGCACCTGACAAGGGCCGGGTTATGCGCAAAAAGGGTCTGGTGATCGGCTATATGCCGCAGAAGCTTTCCATTGATGAAACCCTGCCGTTGCTGGTGGAGGATTTTCTGCAGTTGCGTCCCGGCGTTACCGGCGGGGAGGTCGATGAAATTCTCGAGGTGGTCAGGCTCACCCGGTTCCGCAAGAGCCCGGTACAGATGTTGTCCGGCGGCGAAATGCAGCGCCTCCTCATGGGCCGGGCGCTGCTTGGCCGCCCCGACCTTCTGGTGCTGGATGAGCCGGTGCAGGGCATTGATATCGCCGGCCAGGAGGAAATCTACCGGCTGATCAGGAAAACCCGGGATGAACGGAAGTGCAGCGTGTTGATGATCTCCCACGACCTGCATATGGTCATGTCTGCAACCGACCGGGTAATCTGCCTGAACCAGCATATCTGCTGCCAGGGCGCCCCGGAATCGGTACGCGAGAATCCAGATTATCATGCCCTGTTTACGACTGGTGCGGAAAATATCACCATGTATACCCACCATCATGATCATCATCACGACGCTCAGGGCAATATCGTGCCCGGCCCCCACCACGGCAAGGGGTGCGATCATGATTGA
- a CDS encoding Fur family transcriptional regulator — MTQAAHQHDHEKCIEEALQTARDICDQRETRFTPLRRSVLELVWRGHKPVTAYELLDLLSKEGKKRVAPPTVYRALDFLIEEGLVHRLESLNAFIGCPDPAHQHQGHFLICRQCRTVKEVNDKSLHSKIAKVAEDNGYSCEHSMLEIMGLCENCR, encoded by the coding sequence ATGACTCAAGCCGCCCATCAACACGACCATGAAAAATGTATTGAAGAGGCCCTGCAGACGGCGCGGGATATCTGTGACCAGCGGGAAACCCGCTTCACACCCTTGCGCCGCAGTGTGCTGGAACTTGTCTGGCGCGGCCACAAGCCGGTGACCGCCTACGAGCTTCTGGATCTTCTGAGCAAGGAAGGCAAAAAGCGTGTGGCGCCGCCGACCGTTTACCGGGCGCTGGATTTCCTGATTGAGGAAGGGCTTGTGCACCGGCTGGAATCCCTGAATGCCTTTATCGGCTGCCCGGACCCGGCCCATCAGCACCAGGGGCATTTCCTGATCTGTCGCCAGTGCCGGACCGTGAAAGAAGTCAATGACAAATCCCTTCACAGCAAGATTGCCAAGGTGGCCGAAGACAACGGTTACAGCTGTGAACACAGTATGCTTGAAATCATGGGGCTCTGCGAAAATTGCAGGTAG
- the hisI gene encoding phosphoribosyl-AMP cyclohydrolase, with product MTFPFSVNIIEKALTAITFNDAGLVPAIAQQHDSGEVLMMAWMNREAVSETLTTGRVCYYSRSRKGLWRKGESSGQVQTLKNFRIDCDGDTLLLLVDQKGVACHTGRRNCFYTEVTPDGLEIIAEVEKSPEELYGSSD from the coding sequence ATGACTTTTCCCTTCTCCGTTAACATCATCGAGAAGGCCCTTACGGCCATCACCTTCAACGACGCCGGCCTTGTACCGGCCATCGCCCAGCAGCATGACAGCGGCGAAGTGCTGATGATGGCCTGGATGAACCGGGAGGCGGTTAGCGAAACACTGACCACCGGACGGGTCTGTTATTACTCCCGGTCGCGAAAAGGATTGTGGCGCAAGGGAGAAAGTTCCGGCCAGGTGCAGACATTGAAAAATTTCCGCATCGACTGCGACGGCGATACGCTGTTGTTGCTGGTCGACCAGAAAGGTGTCGCCTGCCACACCGGACGGCGGAATTGTTTCTATACGGAAGTCACGCCCGACGGGCTCGAGATCATCGCCGAGGTGGAAAAATCACCGGAGGAGCTTTATGGCTCCTCCGACTAA